The following coding sequences are from one Rattus norvegicus strain BN/NHsdMcwi chromosome 11, GRCr8, whole genome shotgun sequence window:
- the Tmem45a gene encoding transmembrane protein 45A-like → MGSFIGHALPGTFFIMMGFWWTTKNILKSVYKKHTRTCYLNSKTLLRRIEIWEGVVVVIMALTGIAGEQFISGGPALILYKDGQWNQILGWHHTTMYFFFGLQGVTQIVCFTTNALPLSLSKLMLANAIFVETFIFYNHTHGREMVDIFVHQLLSYTTTAAGLVAFMEFLTKNNVLLELVRSSLILLQGTWFWQVAFVLYPPKGRATWNLSDIGNKMFLSMCFCWHYASIVMLIGVIFALANWLVKSRLRKVCTSEVGLLKHVDREQESEEEV, encoded by the exons ATGGGGAGTTTCATAGGTCATGCTCTCCCTGGGACTTTCTTCATCATGATGGGCTTTTGGTGGACtacaaagaacattctgaaatCTGTCTACAAAAAACACACTCGAACCTGCTATCTGAATTCTAAAACATTATTACGTCGAATAGAGATTTGGGAAGGAGTTGTTGTGGTTATAATGGCTCTTACTG GTATAGCTGGGGAACAGTTTATCTCGGGAGGACCTGCCTTGATCTTGTATAAAGACGGCCAATGGAACCAGATCCTGGGCTGGCATCACACCACCATGTACTTCTTCTTTGGTCTACAGGGTGTAACCCAGATCGTATGTTTTACTACTAATGCACTTCCGCTTTCCTTAAGCAAGTTGATGTTAGCGAATGCCATCTTTGTGGAGA CATTTATCTTCTACAACCACACACATGGTCGGGaaatggttgatatttttgtacACCAACTTCTGTCCTACACCACCACGGCGGCGGGTCTAGTTGCCTTCATGGAGTTCCTCACAAAGAACAATGTACTTCTGGAGCTCGTGAGGTCAAGTCTCATCCTATTACAAGGAACCTGGTTCTGGCAG GTTGCTTTTGTTCTGTACCCTCCTAAAGGAAGAGCTACATGGAACCTGTCCGATATTGGAAATAAAATGTTTCTCTCAATGTGCTTTTGTTGGCATTATGCATCAATTGTCATGCTCATCGGAGTAATATTTGCGTTGGCCAACTG GTTAGTTAAATCTAGACTTAGGAAGGTCTGCACCTCAGAAGTTGGACTCCTTAAACATGTTGACCGTGAACAAGAATCAGAAGAAGAAGTATGA
- the Tmem45a gene encoding transmembrane protein 45A isoform X1, whose product MGSFIGHALPGTFFIMMGFWWTTKNILKSVYKKHTRTCYLNSKTLLRRIEIWEGVVVVIMALTGIAGEQFISGGPALILYKDGQWNQILGWHHTTMYFFFGLQGVTQIVCFTTNALPLSLSKLMLANAIFVETFIFYNHTHGREMVDIFVHQLLSYTTTAAGLVAFMEFLTKNNVLLELVRSSLILLQGTWFWQVAFVLYPPKGRATWNLSDIGNKMFLSMCFCWHYASIVMLIGVIFALANWLTSEPLLLRGWAVFRNSTRMQGKTLPRVSSPPEPTEDYCLFLFQKSSDAQ is encoded by the exons ATGGGGAGTTTCATAGGTCATGCTCTCCCTGGGACTTTCTTCATCATGATGGGCTTTTGGTGGACtacaaagaacattctgaaatCTGTCTACAAAAAACACACTCGAACCTGCTATCTGAATTCTAAAACATTATTACGTCGAATAGAGATTTGGGAAGGAGTTGTTGTGGTTATAATGGCTCTTACTG GTATAGCTGGGGAACAGTTTATCTCGGGAGGACCTGCCTTGATCTTGTATAAAGACGGCCAATGGAACCAGATCCTGGGCTGGCATCACACCACCATGTACTTCTTCTTTGGTCTACAGGGTGTAACCCAGATCGTATGTTTTACTACTAATGCACTTCCGCTTTCCTTAAGCAAGTTGATGTTAGCGAATGCCATCTTTGTGGAGA CATTTATCTTCTACAACCACACACATGGTCGGGaaatggttgatatttttgtacACCAACTTCTGTCCTACACCACCACGGCGGCGGGTCTAGTTGCCTTCATGGAGTTCCTCACAAAGAACAATGTACTTCTGGAGCTCGTGAGGTCAAGTCTCATCCTATTACAAGGAACCTGGTTCTGGCAG GTTGCTTTTGTTCTGTACCCTCCTAAAGGAAGAGCTACATGGAACCTGTCCGATATTGGAAATAAAATGTTTCTCTCAATGTGCTTTTGTTGGCATTATGCATCAATTGTCATGCTCATCGGAGTAATATTTGCGTTGGCCAACTG GCTGACGTCTGAACCTCTTCTTCTTAGGGGCTGGGCAGTCTTCAGGAACAGTACCAGGATGCAAGGAAAAACTCTCCCTCGTGTCAGCTCCCCTCCAGAGCCAACAGAAGACTACTGTCTCTTCCTGTTTCAAAAGTCTTCAGATGCGCAATAA
- the Tmem45a gene encoding transmembrane protein 45A isoform X2, which translates to MGSFIGHALPGTFFIMMGFWWTTKNILKSVYKKHTRTCYLNSKTLLRRIEIWEGVVVVIMALTGIAGEQFISGGPALILYKDGQWNQILGWHHTTMYFFFGLQGVTQIVCFTTNALPLSLSKLMLANAIFVETFIFYNHTHGREMVDIFVHQLLSYTTTAAGLVAFMEFLTKNNVLLELVRSSLILLQGTWFWQVAFVLYPPKGRATWNLSDIGNKMFLSMCFCWHYASIVMLIGVIFALANWGWAVFRNSTRMQGKTLPRVSSPPEPTEDYCLFLFQKSSDAQ; encoded by the exons ATGGGGAGTTTCATAGGTCATGCTCTCCCTGGGACTTTCTTCATCATGATGGGCTTTTGGTGGACtacaaagaacattctgaaatCTGTCTACAAAAAACACACTCGAACCTGCTATCTGAATTCTAAAACATTATTACGTCGAATAGAGATTTGGGAAGGAGTTGTTGTGGTTATAATGGCTCTTACTG GTATAGCTGGGGAACAGTTTATCTCGGGAGGACCTGCCTTGATCTTGTATAAAGACGGCCAATGGAACCAGATCCTGGGCTGGCATCACACCACCATGTACTTCTTCTTTGGTCTACAGGGTGTAACCCAGATCGTATGTTTTACTACTAATGCACTTCCGCTTTCCTTAAGCAAGTTGATGTTAGCGAATGCCATCTTTGTGGAGA CATTTATCTTCTACAACCACACACATGGTCGGGaaatggttgatatttttgtacACCAACTTCTGTCCTACACCACCACGGCGGCGGGTCTAGTTGCCTTCATGGAGTTCCTCACAAAGAACAATGTACTTCTGGAGCTCGTGAGGTCAAGTCTCATCCTATTACAAGGAACCTGGTTCTGGCAG GTTGCTTTTGTTCTGTACCCTCCTAAAGGAAGAGCTACATGGAACCTGTCCGATATTGGAAATAAAATGTTTCTCTCAATGTGCTTTTGTTGGCATTATGCATCAATTGTCATGCTCATCGGAGTAATATTTGCGTTGGCCAACTG GGGCTGGGCAGTCTTCAGGAACAGTACCAGGATGCAAGGAAAAACTCTCCCTCGTGTCAGCTCCCCTCCAGAGCCAACAGAAGACTACTGTCTCTTCCTGTTTCAAAAGTCTTCAGATGCGCAATAA